agatactATGTAGTCGGGGGCGGGTTGTAGATCGTACaatcccggtaatatgaaggaacagggacataatgccggtaagatgaggggacagggacataatgcctgtaatatgaaggaacagggacataatacctgtaatatgaaggaacagggacataatggctgtaatatgagggaacagggacatattaccggcattatgtccctgtaccctcctacagtggacataatggcagtaatatgaaggaacagggacataatgccgataatatgaaggaacagggacataatgcctgtaatgtgaaggaacaggaacgttatgccggtaatatgaaggaatagggacgtaattccggtaatatgaaggaataggaacgtaatgctggtaagatgaaggaacagggacataatgccggtaatatgaaggaacagggacgtaatgccgataatattaagaaacagggacctaatgccggtaatatgaaggaacagggacgtaatgctggtaagatatgggaacagggacataatacaattaatatgaaggaacagggatgtaatgccggtaagatgacggaacaggcacataatgccggttcagatgagggaacagggacataatgccggtaatatgaaagaacagggacaaaatgcctgtaacatgaaggaacagggacataatgctggtaatagtaaggaacagggacataatgccggtaatatgaaggaatagggacgcaatttcggtaatatgaagtaacagtgacgtaatgctggtaatctgATAAAACagatacataatgccggtaatatgaaggaatagggacctaatgccggtaatatgaaggaacagggacgtaatggcagtaatatgaaggaacagggacgtaatgccggtaatatgaaggaatagggacgtaatgccgataagatgaaggaacagggacataatgccggtaagatgagggaacagggacacaattccggtaagatgagggaacagggacataatgccaaaaatatgaaggaacatggacgtaatgccggtaagatatggtaacagggacataatgccattaatatgaaggaacagggacgtaatgccggtaagataaatgaacagggacgtaatgccggtaagatgagggaacagggacgtaatgccggtaagatgagggaacagggacacaatggcggtaagatgagggaacagggacataatacaatTAATATCAAGGAACatggacgtaatgccagtaagatatacgaacagggacataatacaattaatatgaaggaacagggatgtaatgcctgtaatatgagggaacaggggcataatgcctggtagatgagggaacatggacataaagccggtaatatgaaggaacagggacataatgcctcgaagatgagggaacagggacatattaccggcattgtgtccctgtagCCTCCTGCAGGGGACATAATGGCcgtaatatgaggggacagggacaataCTACGGTGTCTTCTCTTTTGCCGGCTTAATGTAGTACGAGAGGAACACACAGTGTCTGTTCCCTCCTCTGTgctaggttatagttatacaggtggagaagtctctagtgtcctgtctgtgtccgggtaatgtactgctggaggagcaggttttggggtctggcctgtgtcaggttagttTAGTAAAGGAGGAGCAGACTTGTGTCTTTCTGTGCTGGgaaattgtaatacaggtggagcagacgctGTTGTCTTGCCTGTGACGACTTATTGTAACATAAGTAGAGCAATCTCTGGTgtttcctctgtgctgggttattgtaacacaggtggagcagtttctggtgtctcctctgtgccaagtTAGTAAAACAGGCGGAAGACACTCCCACATCGCGTCTGTGCCGGGTTACCCTTCTGGGCTCTCTGCAGCTCCAGGTCGCCCCCGCATCGGACAATCAGCTTCCCGCACGTTAGACATTGTGGTAAAGAACCCTGTGATAGTGACAAGTGCCGGGAATAGAGGGAACGAGCTCCCGCAAACACATTTATCTTGTCCGATCACAGCGACGTGCAGATCGGCAGAACTATGGCAGAGATCCCGGGGCCTCCACCCGGCTCCTTCCCAGCATCTCTGCCAGTGAAGGCTAGAAATGAGTAGGGAGAATGTCAGGGAGGGGGAAGTCACGTAGAGAGCCCGCTCGCCCGGCCGCTTCTAGTCGGTAAAGGGCTCTTATTCCGGGCAGGGAAGCACAAGGGGAGAGCGGAGCTTCACTCCTGTCAGATGAGGAAAGGAAGGACATGTGATCAGTGTCAGCCAATAGACGCTCAGGACAATCGCAGCCAATCACCAAGCAGCCGCTGTACATATAAGAGGCGCCCCCCCATCTCTGTTCTCAGTGTTTTTCCCTCGCAGAATAATTGTTTTAGTGGATTCCCGTGTTATACGATGGCAGAGACCGCACCAGCCGCCGCTGTCCCTCCCACCGAGCCGGCCGCCAAATCCAAGAAGCAGCcgaaaaaacctgcagcagggGGCGCCAAGAAATCTTCCGGTCCCAGCGTGTCCGAGCTCATCGTGAAAGCCGTGTCCGCCTCCAAAGAGCGCAGTGGGGTGTCTCTGGCCGCCCTGAAGAAGGCTCTGGCTGCTGGAGGATACGATGTAGACAAGAACAACAGCCGCCTGAAGATGGCGCTCAAGACACTGGTGACCAAGGAAACCCTGCTCCAGGTGAAAGGCAGCGGCGCCTCCGGCTCCTTCAAGCTGAACAAGAAGCAGCTGGAGACTAAGGACAAGGCGGCCAAGAAGAAGCCGGCGGCTGCTGCCAAATCCCCGAAGAAGACTCCGGCCAAGAGCCTGACAAAGGCCAAGAGGCCTGCCGCTGCAAAGAAGGCGGCGAAGAGCCCCAAGAAGCCAAAACCTGCCCCCAAGAAAATAACAAAGAGCCCAGCAAAGAAGGCGGCCAAGcccaaagctgccaagagtccggctaagaaagctgccaagagtccggctaagaaagctgccaagagtccggctaagaaggCGGCTAAGTCCAGGAAGACCGTGACGAAGAAATAACCGAGAGCCGCCCGCTACTTGTcccacaaaggctcttttcagaGCCACCACCTTCTCCCCGGCAGAGCTGTATGATCACTGGGCGCTGTTTCCTCCGGTACAGACAGCAGCGCGATCCTGAGATAAAGGAGGCGCCATCATCGCGTGTGCACGGAggagcttcatgtccctgttactCTATGACAAGTGTCATTTCTGGTCATCTGCGCTGGACGCCATAGCTGCTGTATCCGGACCTCCACAGTGTCCGTCCCGTCACTATCGTGTAACATCCAGGCAGAGTTTATCAGGTCACAGTCCACCAGGTGTAATGTGGAAATAAGGACCGGGGCAGCAATAGACTTGTAGCTTACAGCACAGGATCCACGTGAAGGAGGCCGATGGTTTACACTCTCTCCGGTGTAAATAGAGCACAATGTCCCCTCCTCCTCATTACACGTGGTGGATGGTGACCCTTATATGCTGCCTCTGGATGCGGGGCAGTGTCCTGTGTAAGGATGGGGTGGGGGATTGTTCCTTTGTGTGATCTATAAAACCACTGCAGCGGCGGATGATGGGGAAGTAGTCTCTTATATAACGCTGTGTACGTGATCTGCGGAATGGAAATACAGTGAGCTGTTACTGATGATAACTAATTCGCAGAGAGCTGGAGAAATGATCTTATtaacgccccctgctgtacaagcTGGGTCTGGACATCATGTAAACCGGTGTCCGCCTCTTCGGAACGGTGATTGGTCGCAAATATCACATTTGCTTTGTCGgtcgcatattttttttatgaagaagcCAATAGAATGTAGGGGTGTGCCTTTCATGGACCAATGAGGACACCCTCAAGTGTATAAATACTCTGCTCTTTCCTCTCCTCGTATCAGTCTACAAGTGTGCACGTTGTTGTAGAGCTATGGCCAGAACAAAGCAGACTGCGCGTAAATCCACCGGCGGGAAAGCGCCCCGCAAGCAGCTGGCTACTAAAGCTGCACGGAAGAGCGCTCCCGCTACCGGCGGAGTGAAGAAGCCTCATCGTTACCGCCCGGGCACAGTCGCTCTCCGTGAAATCCGCCGCTACCAGAAGTCCACCGAGCTTCTTATCCGTAAGTTGCCTTTCCAGCGCCTGGTGCGAGAGATCGCTCAGGACTTCAAGACCGATCTGCGCTTCCAGAGCTCAGCAGTCATGGCTCTGCAGGAGGCCAGCGAGGCTTATCTAGTCGGGCTGTTTGAGGATACCAACCTGTGCGCCATCCACGCCAAGAGGGTCACCATCATGCCCAAAGACATTCAACTGGCCCGCAGGATCCGTGGGGAGAGGGCTTAGGTCTGAACCCGGTACCGACTACGacacaaaggctcttttcagaGCCACCAAATCCTCCCTCAAACGAGCTGAATCCTTTTCCTCCGTTAATTCTACCGCGACTCTCCCGCTGGCTTCTCGGTGCTCTGCTATTAATATGTGGAGGTGCcatgttaaccctttcagtgCTTAGTTAGCGCCATTTACACTATAGCCAGTCCCCGTCTCTAGCACTCACGTTATCCGGCCCTTTCAGCAGTCCTGTCGTGTTATGCCGGATGTCTGCGCTGTATTCATCACCTCCCTCTCCGGCTGTATCGCAGTGATAACCCGCCCCACTCCTCACTGATGACCGCACATCGCTCTTCCTATAATAACCTCCGCTGCTGCTGCGAGGAATGACGCCGTTATGTGCAGCTAATGATCCATCGCTTACCAGTGTGTGCGGAGTCCTTGTTCCCTTCTCCTTGTAAAGGCAAACCACGCTCAGCGTGTAGGGTGGGGGAGCAGGTATCCTCGGCCCGGTGTGAACACAAGCGCAGGGGAATTATACTCTTATTCTGTGAGGTCATGATCATCGGGTGTAGTCCTGGTCACTTGTAAATCAGAGATCTAAACGCATTAACACTGCCCGAGTCCTCTCCTCCCTATTCATTTTATAAAACCGTTGTCGTGCTGGTGGCCTGAGGGGTGATCTTCGGGCACACAAATCCTGAACCTGACGGCAGATAACGAGCAGCCGCCATACTAATCCAAGACGTCACGCTTGTTCCTTGTTTCCCTTAACATTACTCTTTAGATTTGGGGCAGATAGAGATTACACAGCAGTCGCGCTATAAACGGGAAAAGAGCGGCCGGTATTTTAAAATGAACGTGAAATTCAAAATCTGAGTTAAGCCAATCaaagggagggggagggattggTAATGTGAATTCACTGAAAGAAACGCCCCGGAAGTGACATGCATAACAGTTCTCTCTCTGGTCCGCCCAAGGTCTATATAAAGACGCGCCCCGCGGTTCTCGGTACAATATTTCTCCTTAGCTCCAGCTGACAGGATGTCTGGTCGtggtaaaggaggaaaaggactcggaaagggcggtgctaagcggcacaggaaggtgctccgtgataacatccagggcatcaccaagcctgccatccgccgtctagctcgcaggggaggcgtcaaacgcatctccggtctgatttatgaagagactcgcggcgtcctgaaggttttcctggagaacgtcatccgtgacgccgtcacctacaccgagcacgctaagaggaagaccgtcaccgctatggacgtggtgtacgcgctcaaacgccagggccgcactctctacggcttcggaggttaattccgctcctgttctgctccatcttacacaacacaaaggctcttctcagagccgccacatcctctatagatcagctatgatgtctgctggtgaccgctCGTGTATAATCTGAGCAGCGACCTTctactatatacacgggggtaggggcttcagtatcacgtcgggcttccagtgaggagccggatatgtggactgcagtgtgtcccctaatagcgtcctagaagcagctgactgaattgggtcttagaccagggaATGTTAATGTGAAGGGAAAGAGTACCTTAGTGCTATTCTTGCTGGCGAGTGATCCTCCGGCAGGAAAACACatcctcgtagcggcgctgccggacgccgtttgtgccgatgcctgcacgtacaggagtggcagaaactcaccgctgaatatccgctcagttgctcatagcgctgtataagctcacgagcagtggatcaaacagctgacttgcggtgttgcttcttcggcgtccagcttgctgctgggcaacgtgctttccgcaatccttggagagagggccagtgttttcttagctgctgtcactgctactaatgttacgagattcttacaacaaacaataaatctgttactgggaccaactttgacacaagtatcggctcggctcgtatctcattctgccggacggctgggattaataaggctgctggcaataaatctgttcacctctagtactaataatgaatctgtctgctgtccctatataggactcactttattacagtaacgcgtgcagtttcttgcagagcaacatttaGTGAGACGAATTCAATGATTGAAAAAGAACAAAACTGATGCAGCCGATACGGCATTTTACAAGAgcaaaacccaatgttggaggggccgtgttttccaagctgctctcattgctacaaatgttacgagattttcaaaacaaactagcaatttgtagcaccaagttccacataagtatggacttgcattgtcttgtatgtcactttgccagactgctggtataatcgcgctgctggcaatacaatgacaggaaacagaatgcacctatttctacttcgtactaacactgttcgttgtctatacttaggactcacctcatcccactaacgcatgaagttgctgcagagtaacatttactgagacgcattcgaagaatccagtgagactggaagatataatataagatactATGTAGTCGGGGGCGGGTTGTAGATCGTACaatcccggtaatatgaaggaacagggacataatgccggtaagatgaggggacagggacataatgcctgtaatatgaaggaacagggacataatacctgtaatatgaaggaacagggacataatggctgtaatatgagggaacagggacatattaccggcattatgtccctgtaccctcctacagtggacataatggcagtaatatgaaggaacagggacataatgccgataatatgaaggaacagggacataatgcctgtaatgtgaaggaacaggaacgttatgccggtaatatgaaggaatagggacgtaattccggtaatatgaaggaataggaacgtaatgctggtaagatgaaggaacagggacataatgccggtaatatgaaggaacagggacgtaatgccgataatattaagaaacagggacctaatgccggtaatatgaaggaacagggacgtaatgctggtaagatatgggaacagggacataatacaattaatatgaaggaacagggatgtaatgccggtaagatgacggaacaggcacataatgccggttcagatgagggaacagggacataatgccggtaatatgaaagaacagggacaaaatgcctgtaacatgaaggaacagggacataatgctggtaatagtaaggaacagggacataatgccggtaatatgaaggaatagggacgcaatttcggtaatatgaagtaacagtgacgtaatgctggtaatctgATAAAACagatacataatgccggtaatatgaaggaatagggacctaatgccggtaatatgaaggaacagggacgtaatggcagtaatatgaaggaacagggacgtaatgccggtaatatgaaggaatagggacgtaatgccgataagatgaaggaacagggacataatgccggtaagatgagggaacagggacacaattccggtaagatgagggaacagggacataatgccaaaaatatgaaggaacatggacgtaatgccggtaagatatggtaacagggacataatgccattaatatgaaggaacagggacgtaatgccggtaagataaatgaacagggacgtaatgccggtaagatgagggaacagggacgtaatgccggtaagatgagggaacagggacacaatggcggtaagatgagggaacagggacataatacaatTAATATCAAGGAACatggacgtaatgccagtaagatatacgaacagggacataatacaattaatatgaaggaacagggatgtaatgccggtaagatgacggaacaggcacataatgccggttcagatgagtgaacagggacataatgccggtaagatgaacgaacagggacttaatgccggttatatgaaggaacacggacataatgcctgtaatatgaaggaacagggacataatgccggtaatatgaaggaacagggacgtaatgccgataatattaagaaacagggacctaatgcaggtaatatgaaggaacagggacgtaattccggtaatatgaaggaatagggacgtaattccggtaatatggaggaacagtgacgtaatgccggtaagatgagggaacagggacataatacaattaatatgaaggaacatggacgtaatgccagtaagatatgggaacagggacataatacaattaatatgaaggaacagggatgtaatgccggtaagatgacggaacaggcacataatgccggttcagatgagggaacagggacataatggcggtaagatgagggaacaggggcataatgccggtaagatgagcgaacagggacttaatgccggttatatgaaggaacagggacataatgcctgtaatatgaaggaataggacggaatttccggtaatatggaggaacagagacataatgccggttcaaatgagggaacagggacataatgccggtttaaATgagggaactgggacataatgccggtaaggtgagggaacagggacacaatgcctgtaatatgaaggaacagggacaaaatgcctgtaatatgaagaaacagggacatattgctggtaatatgaagaaacagggacataattccggtaatatgaaggattagGAACGCAATTCTGGtattatgaagaaacagggacgtaatgccgataatatgaaggagcagggacgtaatggcggtaatatgaaggaacaaggacataatgtctgtaatatgagagaacagggacataaagcgggtaatatgaaggaacagggacataatgcctgtaagatgagggaacagggacatattaccggcattatgtccctgtaccctccttcagtggacataatggcagtaatatgaaggaacagggacataatacctgtaatatgaaggaacagggacataatgcctgtaatatgaaggaacagggacatactgccggtaatatgaaggaacagggacgtaatgccgataatattaagaaacagggacgtaatgccggtaatatgaaggaatagggacgtaattccggtaatatggaggaacagtgacgtaatgccggtaagatgaaggaacagggatataatgccggtaagatgagggaacagggacaaaatgccggtaagatgagggaacagggacataatgacaaaaatatgaaggtacagggacataataccggtaatatgaaggaacagggacgtaatgcccgtaatatgaaggaacagggatgtaatgccggtaatatgaaggaacagggacataatgccggtaatatgaaggaacagggacataatgccgataatatgaaggtacagggacataatgccgataatatgaaggtacagggacataatgccggtaatatgaaggaacagggacataatgccggtaatatgaaagtacgaagcgggaaaagagcggccggtattgtaaaatgagcttgcaattcaaaatctgagttAAGCCAATCAGCGGGAGGGGGAGGGATTGGTAATGTAAATTAGCTGAGAGAAACGCCCCCCGGACGTGACATGTATTACAGTTCTCTCTCTGGTCCACCCAAGGTCTATATAAAGACGCGCTCCGCGGTTCTCGGTACAATATTTCTCTTTAGCTCCAGCTTACACGATGTCTGGTCGcggtaaaggaggaaaaggactcggaaagggcggtgctaagcggcacaggaaggtgctccgtgataacatccagggcatcaccaagcctgcaatccg
The nucleotide sequence above comes from Rhinoderma darwinii isolate aRhiDar2 chromosome 11, aRhiDar2.hap1, whole genome shotgun sequence. Encoded proteins:
- the LOC142663325 gene encoding histone H1A-like; the encoded protein is MAETAPAAAVPPTEPAAKSKKQPKKPAAGGAKKSSGPSVSELIVKAVSASKERSGVSLAALKKALAAGGYDVDKNNSRLKMALKTLVTKETLLQVKGSGASGSFKLNKKQLETKDKAAKKKPAAAAKSPKKTPAKSLTKAKRPAAAKKAAKSPKKPKPAPKKITKSPAKKAAKPKAAKSPAKKAAKSPAKKAAKSPAKKAAKSRKTVTKK
- the LOC142663020 gene encoding histone H3; amino-acid sequence: MARTKQTARKSTGGKAPRKQLATKAARKSAPATGGVKKPHRYRPGTVALREIRRYQKSTELLIRKLPFQRLVREIAQDFKTDLRFQSSAVMALQEASEAYLVGLFEDTNLCAIHAKRVTIMPKDIQLARRIRGERA